In Ananas comosus cultivar F153 linkage group 10, ASM154086v1, whole genome shotgun sequence, the sequence CGTGAAGAAATCATTCGGCGTTTGAAAACTGAACCTGCAGCAATTTGCGAGCCTGGATCATCATCGGGCATCCCTATAATTGCCATAGTTGGTCGCCCGGGGGTCGGAAAGACTGCTCTTGCACAGTACATTTGTGAGCAGTTGAGGAGCGAATTAGGTGACGGACATTTTGACCTCATCATGTGGGTCTACGCATCTTGCGATTTCAATGCATCCGAAATTATGAAAAACATCATACAACAAGCTAGTATTGCAAGTGAGTCTCAAGATTCCGTTAATCCAGATGATCTAGCCGTAACGATCCTTGCTCTTCTTCGTAATCGCAACACTAATCTTGACACTATGGTCGTGGGCAACCTTGACTCGCCTGAAGGGCTCCGACTGAAAATGAACAAAATGCTGAACGCGAAGAATTTCCTGCTTGTGATAGATGATGTTTGGTGCGACGGGGAAGACCACAAGAAGAATTGGAAAACATTAAGGTGCTTAAGCAATTGTTGTTTGCCAGGGAGCAAGATTTTAGTTACATCTCAAATGGAGGATGCGCCGAGAAAGATTGGTGCCGCTATTGGTGCTACTATAGAACACATTTTTCCGTTGAAAGATATAGAAGAGAATTACTTTTCAGATCTTTTCATTCACCACGCTTTGCCTAGCGGGGAAATCGATTCTCACTTAAGAGAAGAGTTAGAAGAGAAATGCAGGACGATCGCTAGGAAGTTGAACAAGGACCCTACGGCGGCCGAGATGGTTGGCGAGACGATCGCTACGGAGATGGCTCGCCTCCTTCGTTCACAAGGTAATTTACATGCATATTTGAGAAAGATTGCAGACGAGGACTGGTCTGGCGACAAAACCAAAGCACTGATGTGGAGTTATCGGCATTTGCCTGCACATCTTCAGCGTTGCTTCTCATATTGTAGCCTGTATCCTAGAGGCCACACGTTTGAAGCTTTACAACTGGTCCAGCTCTGGATGGCGCAAGGTTTTATCAAGCCGGATGATCAGAATAAGAGGATGGAGGATGTAGGCAATAATTACCTAAATGAGTTGGTGTCCAGATTCTACATTCAGCGTCATAACAGAGTCGGCTACTCCTCTGGGGCATATAAGTTTGTCAGCTACTATACATTGCATGAATTGTTGTATGATCTAGCAGAAAAGGTTACTCGCAATTATTGTGTTAGAATAGAAGGTAATCATCAAAGCGAGATCCCGTCAACTATTCGCCATCTGTGCATACCAGCTAACAAACTGAACGAGAATAAGGAGGAAATTTGCAAACTAGAGAAACTTCGCACCCTAATTGTCACAGGAGGGGAAAGCATCAACTCAAAAGCAGATGTTGTAACTGACATCTCCAACAGCTTAAAACAATTCAGCTTAAAAAAATTGCGCGTGCTGGTTTTGGAGTTAAATCTAGAAAATTTGGCGAagtttataagtgaaatgaagCACCTTCGCGTCCTACAAGTATCAAGTACTAGCGAGTTTGTGTTGCCGGAGTCGGTGTGTACTCTGTATCAGTTACAGGTGCTGAGAATAAATTGCGCTAGGTTGCTTCCTAAATTCCTTAATAACTTGGTTAGCTTGAGGTATTTAGAGGCAAATTCTGATTTAATTTCGGGGATACCTGACATTGGCAAGTTAACTTTCTTGCAAGGCCTAAAACATTTTCAggtgaaaaaggaaaaaggatatGAGCTAGAGCAGTTACAGAACTTGAATGAACTTCGAGGACACTTGTGCATTGATAATCTCGAGAATGTTGAGAGCAAGGATAGCGCCATTGCAGCCAAATTAAAAGAGAAGGAGCATCTTGATATGCTCCAGTTGGTATGGTGCGGCGGTTTGGACAATGTAAATTCTAGTTCGGATGTTGAAATTCTCGAGGGCCTCCAATTGCCTCCCTATCTTACCAGCCTGATTTTAGATGGGTATCGAGGGCGGTCGTGTCCGTCTTGGCCCGAATGTCAAACATCTGATATTCAAGAACT encodes:
- the LOC109716705 gene encoding putative disease resistance RPP13-like protein 1 → MAGVEPIILAALGWVASPLVAKLLAEGFASLGINAEKKLQKLRATVLPVLKSVIEKAEGSPHRSEVEGWLQRLKDAYDGAEDALDLLNYDRLRRKVAEAARSSGKRPTNPVRSSFFHIPKPVKWMIKGCRDMGSPQKIKLKRRLNKLEKIAGEAQTLRDLLGATAAPDRQNIAQPPQKVFGRDKDREEIIRRLKTEPAAICEPGSSSGIPIIAIVGRPGVGKTALAQYICEQLRSELGDGHFDLIMWVYASCDFNASEIMKNIIQQASIASESQDSVNPDDLAVTILALLRNRNTNLDTMVVGNLDSPEGLRLKMNKMLNAKNFLLVIDDVWCDGEDHKKNWKTLRCLSNCCLPGSKILVTSQMEDAPRKIGAAIGATIEHIFPLKDIEENYFSDLFIHHALPSGEIDSHLREELEEKCRTIARKLNKDPTAAEMVGETIATEMARLLRSQGNLHAYLRKIADEDWSGDKTKALMWSYRHLPAHLQRCFSYCSLYPRGHTFEALQLVQLWMAQGFIKPDDQNKRMEDVGNNYLNELVSRFYIQRHNRVGYSSGAYKFVSYYTLHELLYDLAEKVTRNYCVRIEGNHQSEIPSTIRHLCIPANKLNENKEEICKLEKLRTLIVTGGESINSKADVVTDISNSLKQFSLKKLRVLVLELNLENLAKFISEMKHLRVLQVSSTSEFVLPESVCTLYQLQVLRINCARLLPKFLNNLVSLRYLEANSDLISGIPDIGKLTFLQGLKHFQVKKEKGYELEQLQNLNELRGHLCIDNLENVESKDSAIAAKLKEKEHLDMLQLVWCGGLDNVNSSSDVEILEGLQLPPYLTSLILDGYRGRSCPSWPECQTSDIQELALRRCRMLEALPLMMDQIYRSCRSLELSHLSKLKALHALPPQLTILIIENTPSLIFVTNEDLQLSEDDKRSIREVRRNGTQEWFSHRYQESLVNNEKEMMNFIASMNGSNNNEASSAEHNKSVPAADVAITDHWERWLEIHKRKMELIYNRQNEAKLLLPSTLTELWLKGCNITNRALSASLQTLTSLTRLSLEEIRTVTSLPSEDVLGKLTSLQAVILRECWAVTSLGGIRSLPHLKELYLSGCPCLDSRTAFLPSSLEIITFESCADVDVILANTNLPRLSHLTIVQCDMQTTSLQLGDLQSLYFLYIDDCIGLSSLVYLQKLNSLECLILHNCSNLEAVMNLPMSLARLVIRSCPILEKQSVKIDPLSGRRILDGIPVEDTL